Proteins encoded together in one Chrysemys picta bellii isolate R12L10 unplaced genomic scaffold, ASM1138683v2 scaf1649, whole genome shotgun sequence window:
- the LOC135980037 gene encoding RING finger protein 112-like yields the protein MDQLREDVTCSICLDVLDDPVSIECSHNFCLGCLVAHWRGVSAQGYQCPECRTPCSRDRMTPDMRLRALVKKITEPLREEMELQGPGAQPEPGRLAQLVRLDDKGSLILYEEALSLCLEQGGVGDAPVCLVSIIGEQRRGKS from the exons ATGGATCAACTCCGGGAGGACGTCACCTGCTCCATCTGCCTGGATGTCTTGGACGACCCCGTCTCCATCGAGTGCAGCCACAACTTCTGCCTGGGCTGCCTCGTGGCTCACTGGCGCGGGGTCTCGGCCCAGGGCTACCAGTGCCCCGAGTGCCggactccctgctccagggacaggATGACCCCAGACATGCGGCTGAGAGCCCTGGTGAAGAAAATCACAGAGCCCCTGCGGGAAGAGATGGAGCTG caggggccgggggctcagccAGAGCCGGGGCGCCTGGCGCAGCTGGTTCGTCTGGATGACAAAGGCAGCCTGATCCTGTACGAGGAGGCCCTGAGCctctgcctggagcagggtggggtgggggacgccCCCGTCTGCCTG